A window of Helicobacter macacae MIT 99-5501 genomic DNA:
AAAACGCCAAACTCCCACAAAATAGAATCAAAATCATCGCAACCGTTTGGTAGCACCTTGCATTTAGGAAAATTCTCCACTTTATCAAACCATACATTTTTTAAAATAACATTTTAAGGCTTTTTATAATTTGCTTTGCTCCAATCAAAGCTATCATAAATCGCTAAGATTTTGTCTTTATTAAGCAACTTTGGGTCGATTCGTGTGCCGACAAGCGGACTTTGGCAGATTTCATCTAGTAAAAACGCACCCTTAATCCAATCATCACCAAATCCCGCGCGTGAGTTTTTCACAAACGGAAAGTGATAGTTGTTTAGCTCTGTGCATATATTTCGCCTTCGATTTCTACAAGTCAAAGTCTCAAAAAATAGGTGCTTACTATTCTCATTTGGATGCCAAACTACAAAGTCTAAGCCATTATTATAAATCAGCCAATCATCAACACCACGAAACAAAAAATCATCTTGTATCAAGCCGTGTTTTAGTTTTCTAATATACACTCGCCTTTCTCTAATAAGTATATCAAATCGTGGCTTTATCACACTATCAAAACGACTTTTTGGCAAATAAAACGCCTTATATAGCTTCTTCGCATCATAAATATGGTCGCAATCGATTTTAATAAGCCATTGCTTTTTGGGAATATGAGATAGGGCGAAATTATAGTAATTATGTAGCTTATTTTCTTCGCGCTGTGGATTGTGAATCTCAATATGATGCGGATATTTCGCGGGGATAAAAGTAGGATATTTCGCACAAAAATCTAAGATGATTTCCTCACTGCCGTCCGTGCAGTCATTATAAGCGATAATCCCACGCTGAATGGCAGGAAGTATGCTCTCCAAACAAGCCCTAAGCGTGATAGCTTCGTTACAAACGCGGATAAAAGCCCAAGGATTAAGCGGTAAGTGTGGATTAGATGAATTTTTATCAAAGTCAAAGTAGCCAAAGTGTGTCTTTTGGGTATTGCGCTTGTTATCGGTGTGCGGATTATCGCTCCCCCCCCCCCCCCTATAATCGCAGCGATTTGGCGATTTTTAGTGATGAAATATTCGTTATTATGCGCGTTTATTTGCGCCAAAACTGCATTAGGCAAGTGCGAATCGACTTTATCAAGTGTGATGATTTTATCAATTTTATCAAAGATGGCGTTTCGCGCCTTTTTGCGAGTGGCTTTGAATGGGATAAAATTGCATAAAAACTGCAAAATCGCCCTTTTGGTTAGGAAAATCGCGTATTCTAGCATTTGCACCTCCTAAGTAAATCGCAAGTCAAATCGTGCATAGGTTAAATAGTGAATCGTGTAAATTCTATCAAATCAAAAGTTGCCATTATAACAAAATTTGGATACAAAATTTAGATGATTAGCAATGAATATCACTCCAATGCCTAGTCATAAATCATTTTTCACAAGTGCTATTGCAACACCACATAAATTCTCTATAAAAATCATTACAAAAGCAAATCAAATACTTTACTACGCCTTATTGCATTTGCACTAAGACTTGCCCACAATAATACCCCCAAATTTTAGATTCTTTAAGCTATTTTTGTCTATAATGTCGCCACGATTATCCCACGCAATAGTAGTCTAAACAAGCTATATTTCTTAAGGAGCAAATATGATAACGCTAAAGCAAGCCCTAAGCCTTAGCAAGCCAGAGCAAAACGAGCTAAAATCCCAAATACAAAATCTAGCCAAGCAAAGCGAAAATGCCGAGCTAAACGCATATATAGACTTCAGCGATGATGAGGTAAGCGGTGTGCCAATCCTTATAAAAGACAACATAAGCGTAAAAGGCTGGGAAATCACTTGTGCAAGCAAAATCCTAAAAGGCTACAAATCCCCTTATAACGCCACTGTGATAGAAAATCTACACACAAATGGAATGAGTGCTTTTGGGCGAGCAAATATGGACGAATTTGCTATGGGAAGCACCACAGAATCTAGCTGCTATGGACGCACGAAAAATCCCTGCGACACTTCGCGTGTCCCCGGTGGTAGCTCTGGAGGAAGTGCTGCAGCTGTGGCAGGAGGGCTAGCTATCGCAGCACTTGGTAGTGATACAGGTGGCTCGATTCGTCAGCCTGCGGGGTATTGCGGGTGTGTAGGGCTAAAGCCTACTTATGGGCGCGTAAGCCGATATGGACTCATCGCTTATAGCTCTAGCCTAGACCAAATAGGACCTATCACGCAAAATGTCGAAGACTGCGCTATTTTGCTAGATGCTATAAGCGGTGGCGATG
This region includes:
- a CDS encoding glycosyltransferase, with the protein product MRVCNEAITLRACLESILPAIQRGIIAYNDCTDGSEEIILDFCAKYPTFIPAKYPHHIEIHNPQREENKLHNYYNFALSHIPKKQWLIKIDCDHIYDAKKLYKAFYLPKSRFDSVIKPRFDILIRERRVYIRKLKHGLIQDDFLFRGVDDWLIYNNGLDFVVWHPNENSKHLFFETLTCRNRRRNICTELNNYHFPFVKNSRAGFGDDWIKGAFLLDEICQSPLVGTRIDPKLLNKDKILAIYDSFDWSKANYKKP